The genomic segment CTGGAATGTAGTTGCTTTATCAATAATCCTTAACCTTTTGAATTGTGCTTAACGTATGTGCTGCTGTATTGCTGCAATATCTACTTTAACGAGTCTGGTTATAGCAATACTATTTTGTCTTTGCAGCACACTTGTTTTTAATTATTTAAATTTTCTATTCATTCGTAAAAATAATAATTATTCACCAGGTTTTTTAAACATTTATTCAATTTTAAATTTTAGTTTTTCTTTTTAAGTTGTAGCAATTCATTTTTTCAATTTTAAATGATTGGTAAATAATTAAATAAAGTTTTATAAATCTAAATTATCTAATGGACTTTCTAATTGTTCCATCCCTTTCTTTGTAATATGTGTGTATATCTCTGTTGTCTTGCTTGACGAATGCCCCAGCAATGTCTGTATATACCTCAGGTCAGTGCCTCTTTCAAGCAAATGGGTTGCAAAACTATGCCGCAAAGTATGTACTGTTGCTTTTTTATTTATTCCTGCTTTTCTGCATGCTTCATGAAATATCGAGTTGATGCTGCTTTCCGAATATTGCCCTCCATCTTGCCCCTCAAACAGCCACACCTTTGGAGCATATAATTTCATATACTCATCCAAATAGAATAGCAATTTTTTTGAAAGCAAAGTATTCCTGTCCTTTTTCCCTTTAGCATCTTTAATAATAACAGCATTTCTTTCTTTGTCTATATCGTTAACCTTTAATTTTATCAATTCACTTCTTCGTAAACCTGCCGAATATATAGTAAGCAGTATGGTCTTATGCTTAATATTGTCAATATTGCTTATGATCCGCCTCACTTCTTCTTCGCTTAATACCGTTGGTAATAATTTTTCTTTAAACGGGCGGTCTATATAAATGTATGGAAGCTTTTCCATTTTCAGAACTTTTTCATAATAAAATTTTATTGCATTGATCACCTGGTTCTGGAACGATGATGAAACTTTTCTTTTTTCAACCAGGTACAGCAGGTATTCCTTAATTTCGTTCTCGGTTATACTTTCAAGCTCTTTCGTTTTGTAATAATTAATAAAATCACTGAAGGCTACTTTATAAGTGCGTTGGGTGTTTTCACTGTATCTTTTTATTTTAAGCTTTTCCAAATAGGCATCAGGAATTTTCCTGTCGTTCGTGTAATGTCGTTTCTCTTTAATTCCCCTGGGTTTCGATTTCCTTAAAGTACATTCAATTTCATAACCGAACCGGGAAAAGTAATTTTCAATTTCCGATTTGATATTGGCTGTATATGGAAACGACCAGTATTTTTCTTCTTTATGCCAAATGTAATATGGAAGTGTTTTTATTTTTGCAATATGCGCTTTTGCGAAAGGAAATCTTAAAATGATTTTCTTCTCATCAATTATATCCATTAATACAACACCGCCTTTTCGTAATGGCGCTCCTTCTTTTTTTAATTCCGGCTTCTCACTCCTGTCCTCCGAATCCCCATGTACTGTTTCTGAATTATTTTTATTTTCAGAAGTTATATCTTTTGAATTTTCATTTATATTTTTAGAATCAGAAAACTTAAACTTGAAGTTTGGATTTTGCACCTTAGGATTTGCTCTATTTTCATTTCTTTCATCCTCTGATTCCTCACCCCGGCTTGCAGAACAACATTCTGAATTCTTTCCATTTTCTAATTTTTGAATATTCGAAAATTCATCTTTGATCTTGGAAACAGGAAATTGAAACTTAGTGTTCGATGTTTGCAGCTTTGGATTTTCAGTATTTTCAATTATACCTTCGCTGCGACGGATCAACTTTTCACTT from the Bacteroidales bacterium genome contains:
- a CDS encoding tyrosine-type recombinase/integrase — translated: MKTIQLIHVEHRNEKCLLVKFPFDEELIAVVKKIKNARFSKTYKSWYVPDNKETIKELFSLFKDIAVISEQRKSDPPRRSEKITDENLNNRKLNSGEVQGLKGIQDSCMRNENNSECCNDDHRDENTEFDKSEKLIRRSEGIIENTENPKLQTSNTKFQFPVSKIKDEFSNIQKLENGKNSECCSASRGEESEDERNENRANPKVQNPNFKFKFSDSKNINENSKDITSENKNNSETVHGDSEDRSEKPELKKEGAPLRKGGVVLMDIIDEKKIILRFPFAKAHIAKIKTLPYYIWHKEEKYWSFPYTANIKSEIENYFSRFGYEIECTLRKSKPRGIKEKRHYTNDRKIPDAYLEKLKIKRYSENTQRTYKVAFSDFINYYKTKELESITENEIKEYLLYLVEKRKVSSSFQNQVINAIKFYYEKVLKMEKLPYIYIDRPFKEKLLPTVLSEEEVRRIISNIDNIKHKTILLTIYSAGLRRSELIKLKVNDIDKERNAVIIKDAKGKKDRNTLLSKKLLFYLDEYMKLYAPKVWLFEGQDGGQYSESSINSIFHEACRKAGINKKATVHTLRHSFATHLLERGTDLRYIQTLLGHSSSKTTEIYTHITKKGMEQLESPLDNLDL